In Aliiglaciecola sp. LCG003, a genomic segment contains:
- the glnE gene encoding bifunctional [glutamate--ammonia ligase]-adenylyl-L-tyrosine phosphorylase/[glutamate--ammonia-ligase] adenylyltransferase, with the protein MTNAVSQLNAKTEFYWQRLIEKCPQWNNESSQSQSLKTVLGLSDFIAERLLSDPKLIDPLLTIAETQVNPDDYAQLLNTQITPLSSQDELMANLRRFRNLHMMALAYKDLLNLQTIEQSLLHTSNLADALICGAYNWLYKHLCERYGQPMGEFGPQPLLILGMGKLGGEELNFSSDIDLIFCYPANGEISGQRKPIEHQQFFTKLAQRLINVLHETTQDGRVFRVDMRLRPFGESGPLVMHMAAFEDYYQEQGREWERYAMVKARVLNDKSAYSDELKAILKPFVYRRYIDYGAVDSLREMKSLITQEVRRRGLTNNIKLGAGGIREVEFIAQSFQLIKGGREPRLQKTSLLKSMQTLAELELLPEDDKNTLITSYLFLRKVEHCLQQFDDQQTQVLPEDELDQQRLCAVMGYADYAQFNTQLAEHTQTINQHFQLLIGGSADSEDDNESLDNSDFQDAWLLPFTAEEIQPLLSKHVAEQEAIEIAELIISFKQFMNKKRPSAKAENAVNLLIPQVLHHISQSYAQHQPENPTSPALSFARVLAVLQAVLLRTTYLQLLLENRGALKQLIRLCHASPWIAEQIARYPILLDELLNPVHLYHPTDLHEYAPELRQALLRVEPDDLELQMETLRQFKQIQQLKIAAADVTGALPVMQVSDHLTYLAESIISEVVNMAWQQMKQKYGIPQGTSDQDKKFAVVAYGKLGGIELGYGSDLDLVLLHDCPSSSMTDGNKSVESGQFYTKLAQRIMHLFMTKTPSGQLYELDMRLRPSGNAGLLVCPIQAFERYQLDQAWTWEHQALVRTRLVYATVELINKFDEIRHTVLSKNRVEADLKQQVEDMRTKMRSHLNKGNQQWLDVKQDTGTITDIEFLVQYWVLAYTFEFNQLSRWSDNVRILEDLEMAGVIDNLTLTQLKAAYLDYRNSAHRQALLGKDNLISRDQFSDHQQNVSTIWNQTFLPNQ; encoded by the coding sequence ATGACAAACGCGGTTTCTCAACTCAATGCAAAAACTGAATTTTATTGGCAACGTCTGATTGAAAAATGCCCTCAGTGGAACAACGAGTCGAGCCAATCACAATCCTTGAAAACCGTGTTAGGGCTAAGCGACTTTATTGCCGAGCGTCTATTATCCGATCCCAAGCTAATCGATCCCCTATTGACCATTGCCGAAACCCAAGTCAACCCTGATGATTATGCTCAGCTGTTAAATACACAGATTACCCCCCTTTCCTCCCAAGATGAGCTAATGGCCAATTTAAGGCGCTTCAGAAACCTTCATATGATGGCGCTAGCTTATAAAGATTTACTCAACTTGCAGACCATTGAGCAATCCCTTTTACACACATCCAATCTGGCCGATGCATTGATTTGTGGCGCCTATAATTGGCTATATAAGCATCTTTGCGAGCGCTATGGACAGCCCATGGGAGAATTTGGACCTCAGCCATTATTGATTTTAGGCATGGGAAAGTTAGGCGGCGAAGAATTAAACTTTTCCTCTGACATCGATCTCATATTCTGCTATCCCGCCAATGGTGAAATAAGCGGGCAACGCAAGCCCATCGAACATCAACAGTTTTTCACCAAACTCGCGCAACGCTTGATCAACGTATTGCACGAAACCACTCAAGACGGCCGAGTTTTTAGAGTAGATATGCGCCTGCGCCCGTTTGGCGAAAGCGGGCCACTGGTGATGCACATGGCAGCTTTTGAAGATTATTATCAAGAACAAGGACGGGAATGGGAGCGTTATGCCATGGTGAAGGCCAGAGTGCTAAATGATAAAAGTGCTTACTCGGACGAGCTCAAGGCAATACTAAAACCCTTTGTATACCGACGCTACATCGATTACGGAGCGGTAGACTCGTTACGTGAAATGAAGTCTCTTATCACTCAAGAAGTGAGACGTCGTGGCCTAACTAACAATATAAAATTGGGCGCAGGCGGTATTCGCGAAGTGGAGTTTATCGCGCAAAGTTTTCAGTTGATAAAGGGTGGACGTGAGCCCCGTTTGCAGAAAACCAGTTTACTCAAATCGATGCAGACCTTAGCTGAGCTTGAGCTTTTGCCGGAGGATGACAAAAACACCCTCATCACCAGTTACTTATTCTTACGAAAAGTTGAACATTGTTTGCAGCAGTTCGATGATCAACAAACCCAAGTGTTGCCGGAAGACGAGTTAGACCAACAAAGGTTATGTGCAGTAATGGGATACGCCGACTATGCTCAATTTAACACCCAACTGGCAGAGCATACCCAAACTATTAACCAACATTTTCAATTATTGATAGGCGGCTCTGCAGACTCTGAGGATGATAATGAAAGTCTCGATAATAGTGATTTTCAAGATGCGTGGTTATTGCCCTTTACGGCTGAGGAAATTCAACCATTACTTAGCAAGCATGTCGCTGAGCAAGAAGCCATCGAAATAGCCGAACTGATAATCAGTTTTAAGCAGTTTATGAATAAAAAGCGGCCATCGGCAAAAGCCGAAAATGCAGTGAATTTATTGATCCCACAAGTCTTGCATCACATTTCACAAAGCTATGCACAGCATCAGCCAGAAAATCCAACCAGCCCAGCCCTTTCATTTGCCCGTGTCCTAGCGGTTTTACAAGCTGTTTTACTGCGCACCACTTACCTTCAATTACTATTGGAAAACCGTGGCGCACTGAAACAGTTAATTCGACTATGCCATGCTAGCCCATGGATAGCGGAGCAAATTGCCCGCTATCCGATACTGCTTGATGAGTTACTCAACCCGGTTCATCTTTATCATCCCACTGATTTACATGAATATGCACCGGAGTTACGCCAAGCATTGCTACGAGTTGAGCCGGACGATTTAGAATTACAAATGGAAACCTTGCGCCAATTTAAGCAAATTCAACAGCTTAAAATTGCTGCGGCGGATGTCACTGGTGCATTGCCGGTCATGCAGGTGAGTGATCACTTAACCTACTTGGCTGAGTCAATTATTAGCGAAGTCGTTAATATGGCGTGGCAACAAATGAAGCAAAAGTACGGAATTCCTCAAGGCACCTCAGATCAAGACAAGAAATTCGCTGTCGTGGCCTACGGTAAATTAGGGGGAATTGAACTGGGCTATGGCTCAGACTTAGATCTGGTGTTATTACATGATTGTCCGTCGTCGAGCATGACAGACGGCAACAAATCCGTTGAGTCTGGGCAGTTTTACACCAAACTGGCGCAACGCATCATGCATCTGTTTATGACTAAAACCCCGTCAGGTCAACTGTATGAATTGGATATGCGCTTGCGCCCTTCCGGTAATGCCGGGTTGTTAGTCTGTCCCATTCAAGCTTTTGAGCGCTACCAGCTAGACCAAGCCTGGACATGGGAACATCAAGCCTTGGTCAGAACTCGTTTGGTTTATGCCACTGTTGAACTTATCAATAAATTTGATGAAATACGTCACACAGTGCTGAGTAAAAACAGAGTAGAGGCGGATCTAAAACAACAAGTGGAGGATATGCGAACGAAAATGCGCAGCCATTTAAACAAAGGTAATCAGCAATGGCTGGATGTTAAGCAAGATACCGGAACCATCACCGATATTGAATTTCTAGTCCAATACTGGGTACTGGCCTACACTTTTGAGTTTAATCAACTTAGTCGCTGGTCTGACAATGTTCGCATATTAGAAGATTTAGAAATGGCTGGGGTGATTGATAATCTAACCTTAACCCAGCTAAAAGCAGCCTATTTAGACTACCGGAACAGCGCACACAGACAAGCCTTGTTGGGCAAAGATAACTTGATATCACGAGATCAATTTAGTGATCACCAACAAAATGTATCAACTATTTGGAATCAAACTTTCTTGCCAAATCAATGA
- a CDS encoding DUF350 domain-containing protein yields MEALVNLIPRSTDLWYFLVIDIVITISLLFTLRLISGKMASVSTSDELCAQDNFAFGVSVAGRMLALCIVLSAAAANADQTDYVAAALSVLLYGLVGLLLIKVGRILHDKIILHRLDKEALIKDRNTGIALVDSASSIATALIISSIMSWVKGTDANALFAIFSGFIVTQAILLSTTRIYERRFKDGNQSGSFQRSLTKGQMALAIQHSGHLLGTAIVVSAASNMLIYNPVGYVSNLTGWLIIGMAFNILLVLLVWVAKRLVLAGLNIAQEVYQQHNVGVASIEMALSVGVALIVRGLVI; encoded by the coding sequence ATGGAAGCGTTAGTTAATTTAATACCGCGCTCAACTGATCTTTGGTATTTCCTTGTCATCGATATTGTCATCACCATCAGCTTATTATTTACGCTGCGTTTAATCTCTGGGAAAATGGCCTCAGTTAGCACCTCTGATGAGCTTTGTGCACAAGATAACTTTGCCTTTGGAGTCAGTGTTGCAGGCAGAATGCTGGCACTATGTATCGTATTGTCTGCCGCCGCGGCGAATGCTGATCAAACCGATTATGTGGCAGCGGCGTTAAGTGTATTGCTGTACGGATTGGTTGGTTTACTGCTAATCAAAGTTGGCCGTATTTTACATGATAAAATCATTCTTCATCGGCTCGACAAAGAAGCATTAATTAAAGATCGAAATACAGGGATAGCATTGGTCGATTCTGCAAGCTCAATAGCTACCGCGCTTATCATCAGTAGCATAATGTCTTGGGTTAAGGGCACAGATGCTAATGCGCTTTTTGCGATCTTTTCCGGTTTTATCGTCACTCAAGCGATTTTGCTTTCCACCACTCGTATTTATGAGCGTCGTTTCAAAGATGGCAATCAAAGTGGCTCGTTTCAACGCTCGTTGACCAAAGGTCAAATGGCGCTGGCTATTCAGCACTCTGGGCATTTGCTCGGCACTGCTATTGTGGTGTCAGCGGCCAGCAACATGCTGATCTATAATCCAGTTGGCTATGTAAGCAATCTCACCGGTTGGTTAATTATAGGTATGGCCTTCAATATACTTTTAGTCTTATTAGTCTGGGTTGCTAAACGCTTAGTGTTGGCCGGATTGAATATCGCTCAAGAGGTTTATCAGCAACACAATGTAGGCGTGGCGAGCATCGAAATGGCGTTGAGTGTTGGGGTAGCGCTGATTGTAAGAGGTCTGGTGATTTAG
- a CDS encoding GIY-YIG nuclease family protein: MKAKSWTLYMVENKLGSLYTGICTDLERRFSEHSSNGKLCARALKGKGPLSLKFAAKVGSHSQALKIELWLKKQARQHKLSIVAGTQALPIEHQAYAAEELKRIQQQQ, translated from the coding sequence TTGAAAGCAAAGAGTTGGACTCTGTACATGGTTGAAAATAAGCTAGGCAGTCTTTACACCGGAATTTGTACTGATTTGGAGCGACGATTTTCTGAGCATAGTAGTAACGGTAAGTTATGTGCACGAGCCCTAAAAGGTAAGGGCCCTTTGTCGTTAAAGTTTGCCGCTAAGGTTGGCTCTCACTCACAAGCTTTGAAGATTGAACTGTGGTTAAAAAAACAGGCTCGCCAACACAAATTAAGCATTGTTGCCGGTACACAGGCATTGCCCATCGAGCATCAAGCTTATGCTGCTGAAGAATTAAAACGCATCCAACAACAGCAATAA
- a CDS encoding PEP-CTERM sorting domain-containing protein encodes MNKKIVKNISSLLLAGTLALSSSLASAAAILVVDEGGRLSSGGWTDLFENTFGDTLTVINSWGGAPTDMSAFDVVWDGGFLSNPGVAVAQNVINFVNGGGGFYGQTERPCCETHNDWVQSIFIELTGDTAMMFGGAGDSPSNATGTFLTPDTTILVGPNDIRNTTFDIDAPGQLFVSDPAKVFAAQVAADGFNIGVAYATSDLVNNAGRIVTISDIDWLSGISSDEALALENIRSFLLAGESLPPGCGQNPNLPECQNPGIPMPEPSTLAVLALGLFGFRMASRKKS; translated from the coding sequence ATGAATAAAAAAATAGTAAAAAATATTAGCTCTTTGCTTTTGGCAGGAACGCTAGCGTTATCATCTAGCCTAGCCTCCGCAGCTGCAATATTAGTAGTAGATGAAGGTGGGCGATTAAGCTCTGGGGGATGGACTGATTTATTTGAAAATACCTTTGGTGATACATTAACGGTTATTAATAGCTGGGGTGGTGCACCTACTGACATGTCGGCTTTCGATGTCGTTTGGGATGGAGGGTTTTTATCGAATCCAGGCGTGGCAGTTGCGCAAAACGTTATTAATTTTGTTAACGGCGGTGGTGGCTTCTACGGACAAACTGAGCGACCTTGTTGTGAAACTCACAACGATTGGGTGCAAAGTATTTTTATCGAACTTACCGGTGACACCGCCATGATGTTCGGTGGCGCAGGAGATTCCCCTTCTAATGCTACAGGTACTTTTTTAACACCTGACACTACAATATTAGTTGGACCAAATGATATTCGTAATACTACTTTTGATATAGATGCACCAGGACAGTTGTTTGTTTCTGATCCTGCAAAAGTATTTGCTGCTCAGGTAGCTGCTGATGGCTTCAATATTGGGGTAGCCTATGCAACGTCCGATCTAGTTAACAATGCTGGTCGTATTGTAACAATCAGCGATATTGATTGGCTCTCGGGTATATCGAGTGATGAAGCTCTTGCACTGGAAAATATTCGTTCGTTCTTGTTAGCTGGTGAATCCCTTCCTCCTGGTTGCGGTCAAAACCCTAACTTGCCTGAATGCCAAAATCCGGGAATTCCAATGCCTGAGCCATCTACCCTTGCGGTGCTAGCATTAGGCTTATTTGGATTTCGTATGGCGTCACGCAAAAAAAGTTAA
- a CDS encoding hemolysin III family protein → MSNKDLSTQSALPVKGYTLLEEVMNAVSHGLGLIFSIVGTVYLLMRSDSTVAMASSAIYGASLTIMFFSSTIYHSVTGLKAKGFFKLVDHSAIYVLIAGTYTPFLAVSIGGWIGWTSIAVIWSIALFGVIFKCFAQHRFPKLSLVTYLVMGWLAVILIYPLYQSVAGYGLLLLVAGGLCFSIGVIFYMQKAVKFTHAIWHLFVIAGCACHYYAIYYFVI, encoded by the coding sequence GTGTCGAACAAAGATCTATCTACACAATCCGCCTTACCTGTAAAAGGCTATACCCTGTTAGAAGAAGTGATGAATGCAGTGAGTCATGGATTGGGCCTGATATTTTCCATAGTGGGTACGGTGTATCTGCTTATGCGCAGTGATTCGACTGTTGCGATGGCCTCGTCTGCTATATATGGGGCCAGTTTAACCATCATGTTTTTCTCATCAACCATTTATCATTCTGTCACCGGACTAAAGGCTAAAGGTTTTTTTAAGCTAGTTGATCATAGCGCCATCTATGTGTTGATTGCAGGCACTTATACCCCTTTTTTGGCCGTGAGCATCGGAGGTTGGATTGGCTGGACATCCATTGCTGTAATATGGTCAATCGCCTTGTTCGGGGTGATATTTAAATGTTTTGCCCAGCACCGCTTCCCCAAGCTGTCCCTTGTGACTTACTTGGTTATGGGCTGGTTGGCGGTTATTCTGATCTATCCTCTGTATCAGTCCGTTGCTGGCTATGGTTTGTTATTGCTTGTGGCGGGAGGCCTATGCTTTAGTATCGGGGTAATATTCTACATGCAAAAAGCTGTGAAATTTACCCATGCTATTTGGCATTTATTCGTTATTGCAGGCTGCGCTTGTCATTACTATGCTATTTATTATTTCGTGATTTAA
- the hldE gene encoding bifunctional D-glycero-beta-D-manno-heptose-7-phosphate kinase/D-glycero-beta-D-manno-heptose 1-phosphate adenylyltransferase HldE, translating to MKLPDFSASRILVVGDVMLDRYWTGPTGRISPEAPVPIVAIQNIEDRPGGAANVAMNAAALGANVTLIGLTGQDESAQILQQRLSSLGVVCDFCYTPGFDTITKLRVLSRNQQLIRLDFEKSFAGVDKTPMQERFAQQLKDADLVILSDYAKGALSDIQPLIQLAKQHNVPVIVDPKGSDFEKYAGATLLTPNMGEFETIVGECADETTLVSHANAMISRLDLQALLVTRSEKGMTLLQKDQDEVHLPAKAKEVYDVTGAGDTVISTLAVALASGCSLTDASALANAAASIVVGKLGTSTVSFTELSEAVGHVSQFGRGVMTQQQLAIAVESAKRRGEKVVMTNGCFDILHAGHVSYLQNASTLGDKLIVAVNSDQSVRALKGPGRPVNNVSRRMSVLAALASVYWVVEFDEDTPERLISEILPDILVKGGDYQIHQIAGGKQVIANGGDVKVLNFEDGVSTSSIIKNIVEGTDR from the coding sequence ATGAAGTTACCTGATTTTTCCGCCTCCAGAATTCTGGTGGTCGGCGATGTAATGTTAGATCGATACTGGACTGGCCCCACAGGCAGGATCTCTCCAGAGGCGCCTGTTCCTATCGTAGCCATTCAAAATATCGAGGACCGTCCTGGTGGTGCAGCCAACGTGGCGATGAATGCTGCTGCGTTAGGTGCCAATGTCACTTTGATTGGTCTAACCGGTCAAGATGAGTCTGCGCAGATTTTGCAGCAAAGACTCTCCTCTTTGGGGGTCGTCTGTGATTTTTGTTACACGCCTGGTTTCGACACTATTACCAAATTGCGGGTACTGAGTCGCAATCAACAATTGATCCGCTTAGACTTTGAAAAGAGCTTTGCTGGGGTTGACAAAACTCCAATGCAAGAGCGTTTCGCCCAACAACTAAAAGATGCTGACTTGGTGATATTATCTGACTACGCCAAAGGGGCGCTTAGTGATATCCAGCCTTTAATTCAGTTAGCCAAGCAACATAATGTACCTGTGATCGTGGATCCCAAAGGTAGTGATTTTGAAAAGTACGCAGGGGCCACTTTGCTTACACCTAATATGGGTGAATTTGAAACTATCGTTGGCGAGTGTGCCGATGAAACCACACTGGTTTCACATGCAAATGCAATGATCAGCCGTCTCGATTTACAAGCATTGCTAGTAACCCGCTCTGAGAAGGGCATGACCTTGTTGCAAAAAGACCAAGATGAAGTGCACTTGCCTGCCAAAGCGAAAGAAGTGTATGACGTCACTGGAGCAGGGGATACAGTGATTTCTACCTTAGCGGTGGCGTTGGCCTCTGGGTGCAGTTTAACTGATGCCAGTGCTTTGGCGAACGCAGCAGCAAGTATAGTCGTAGGTAAGTTGGGAACTTCCACCGTCAGCTTCACCGAACTCAGTGAGGCCGTTGGTCATGTTAGTCAGTTTGGTCGAGGCGTCATGACCCAGCAACAGCTCGCCATAGCGGTGGAAAGTGCCAAGCGTCGAGGTGAAAAGGTGGTTATGACCAATGGTTGTTTCGATATTTTACACGCCGGACATGTGTCCTATCTACAAAATGCCAGTACCTTGGGAGATAAGTTAATTGTGGCGGTTAACTCTGATCAATCAGTACGGGCGTTAAAAGGGCCTGGCAGACCAGTTAATAATGTGTCTCGACGTATGTCGGTACTTGCAGCTTTAGCCTCAGTATATTGGGTGGTAGAGTTTGATGAAGACACACCAGAGAGGCTAATAAGTGAAATATTGCCTGATATACTAGTTAAAGGCGGAGACTATCAAATCCATCAAATTGCGGGAGGCAAGCAGGTCATCGCTAACGGTGGTGATGTCAAAGTACTGAACTTTGAAGATGGCGTTTCAACAAGCAGTATTATTAAGAATATTGTTGAAGGGACAGATAGATAA
- a CDS encoding mechanosensitive ion channel domain-containing protein has translation MDETLQQGSDTIEMITEKSIELGMTYGPKLLLAIVILFLGFWMIGVMLKGVDKALDGAKIDVTLSKFLHSIISVILKLMLIIVFASMIGVETASLIAMLGAAGLAIGLALQGSLANFAGGVLILLFKPFKAGDVIESQGFLGRVKEIQIFNTIILTLDNKRVVIPNSLLSNGCVTNLFCEEKRRVDVTFGISYGDDIKKVKAILREIITADERVLEEPGFEIFVSAHADSSINILTRSWVKSEHYWAVHYDLFEKVKYAFDENDITIPFPQRDVHVFQGK, from the coding sequence ATGGACGAGACCCTGCAACAAGGTTCGGACACGATCGAAATGATCACCGAAAAAAGTATTGAATTAGGCATGACCTACGGGCCAAAACTGCTATTAGCCATTGTCATTCTGTTCCTCGGATTTTGGATGATAGGCGTAATGCTCAAAGGCGTCGATAAAGCATTGGATGGGGCTAAAATTGATGTCACCCTGAGCAAGTTTCTGCACAGTATTATCAGTGTTATTTTAAAATTAATGTTGATTATCGTGTTTGCCTCTATGATTGGGGTTGAGACGGCTTCGCTTATCGCTATGCTGGGTGCGGCTGGGCTTGCCATTGGCCTAGCATTGCAGGGTAGTTTGGCCAATTTCGCAGGCGGCGTATTGATCCTGCTCTTTAAACCTTTCAAAGCCGGAGACGTTATTGAATCCCAAGGGTTCTTGGGCCGCGTCAAAGAGATCCAGATTTTCAACACTATTATTCTTACATTAGACAATAAGCGTGTGGTGATCCCCAATTCACTGTTATCAAATGGCTGCGTAACTAACCTGTTTTGCGAAGAAAAACGACGCGTCGATGTGACCTTTGGCATCAGTTATGGCGATGATATCAAGAAAGTTAAAGCAATTTTGCGGGAGATTATTACTGCGGATGAGCGGGTTTTAGAAGAGCCTGGCTTCGAGATATTTGTCTCTGCCCATGCCGATAGCTCGATAAACATTTTAACCCGTAGTTGGGTGAAGAGTGAGCATTATTGGGCGGTGCATTATGACTTATTTGAAAAAGTAAAATATGCATTTGATGAAAATGACATCACTATCCCATTCCCACAACGGGATGTTCATGTGTTTCAAGGGAAATAG
- a CDS encoding XrtA/PEP-CTERM system-associated ATPase codes for MYKQYYGLTSKPFQLTPDPSFFFASKWHKRAMSYLQYGLSQAEGFIVITGDIGTGKTTIANSLLNDIEDDIVAAQIVTPKLSPDELVKMVASKFEINTLNKTKADILKDLETYLFQLHQTGRRALLIVDEAQNLPLETIEELRMLSNFQEKGKPLLQSFLLGQEELQPILRAPNMEQFRQRIVASCHLAPLTADECKEYIEYRLHHAGLVNDSLFTDGAFAKIYRFTNGVPRRINTLMDRILLYGFLEDLKILDEQAVDNVTAEVSEEMFRPEEGTGTTPLPAAGQPQADPQLAPEAAGVMSEMTPDGRVKDVQYYKTMLNELTDALDNAISHKIKLTRYIDNLLKKKYKTYVRLKSDD; via the coding sequence ATGTATAAACAATATTATGGATTAACATCGAAACCTTTTCAGCTCACGCCTGATCCTAGCTTCTTTTTTGCCAGTAAATGGCATAAAAGGGCCATGTCGTATTTGCAATATGGCTTGTCACAGGCGGAAGGTTTTATTGTTATTACCGGTGATATCGGGACCGGAAAAACCACCATTGCCAATAGTCTGCTAAACGATATTGAAGATGACATAGTCGCGGCGCAAATCGTAACCCCTAAATTGTCGCCTGATGAACTGGTCAAAATGGTCGCGAGTAAATTTGAAATAAACACCTTGAATAAAACCAAAGCGGATATTTTAAAGGACCTTGAAACCTATTTATTTCAATTACACCAAACGGGACGCAGGGCCTTATTGATTGTAGATGAGGCGCAAAACCTGCCTTTGGAAACCATTGAAGAATTGCGAATGCTGTCCAATTTCCAAGAAAAGGGTAAACCACTTCTGCAGAGCTTTTTACTCGGTCAGGAAGAGCTGCAGCCGATTCTACGCGCCCCTAACATGGAGCAGTTCAGACAACGGATAGTAGCGTCTTGCCACTTGGCCCCCTTAACGGCTGATGAATGCAAAGAATACATTGAGTATCGTTTGCACCATGCAGGTCTAGTCAACGACTCTCTTTTTACCGATGGCGCTTTTGCCAAGATTTACCGATTTACCAATGGTGTACCACGACGGATCAACACCTTGATGGATAGGATATTGCTATATGGATTCCTAGAAGATTTAAAAATTCTCGATGAGCAAGCCGTAGACAATGTTACCGCTGAAGTATCTGAAGAGATGTTTAGACCTGAAGAGGGAACAGGTACCACGCCTTTACCCGCTGCAGGACAGCCCCAAGCTGATCCACAGCTAGCCCCAGAAGCGGCGGGTGTGATGTCAGAAATGACACCTGATGGGCGGGTCAAAGATGTGCAATATTATAAGACCATGTTGAATGAATTAACTGATGCGTTAGATAATGCCATCAGCCATAAGATTAAATTGACCCGTTACATAGACAATTTATTGAAGAAAAAATATAAAACCTATGTAAGATTGAAATCGGATGATTAA
- a CDS encoding XrtA-associated tyrosine autokinase codes for MSTIEKALQKNKALKTENEKKNTLEAADEKAKQLAAQQELANQATEAESVASATTESVEVNRAKGEDIAVGSVQQPPESTVPLPDPLVSHDQEANRKFIPLTNIQKDGFVSNLGRNTINEEYRAIKRKVLSNAFGPLSKTLTNANIVMVTSPNPNEGKTFTAINLALSIALEQDKTVLLVDADVLRPSVMKTIDQPFENGLMEYLLGEIDDLSEVIHHTSLDTLRIIPAGKSHHLSTELLASEKMLESVSEFAHRYPDRVVIIDSPPLLGINETAILANLAGQAVVVVQEGKTSLNRVAQAVDHLNPDMAKGFVINKAKQSGSQNSGYYGYYYGSDD; via the coding sequence ATGAGTACGATAGAAAAGGCGCTTCAAAAGAATAAGGCGCTTAAAACCGAGAATGAAAAAAAGAACACCTTAGAAGCAGCAGACGAAAAAGCTAAACAGTTAGCGGCTCAGCAAGAGCTTGCCAACCAAGCCACTGAGGCCGAAAGTGTGGCAAGTGCCACCACTGAAAGCGTTGAAGTGAATAGGGCAAAAGGCGAGGATATAGCGGTTGGCTCAGTGCAGCAACCGCCTGAATCCACTGTCCCCTTGCCGGATCCTCTTGTGTCTCACGATCAAGAAGCTAATCGGAAGTTTATTCCACTGACCAATATTCAAAAAGATGGCTTTGTGTCTAATTTAGGCCGAAATACTATCAATGAAGAATACCGTGCGATAAAACGTAAAGTACTCAGCAACGCCTTCGGTCCATTGTCTAAAACACTAACCAATGCCAATATCGTAATGGTCACCAGTCCTAATCCAAACGAAGGCAAAACCTTTACAGCGATTAATCTGGCATTGAGTATTGCTCTTGAACAAGACAAAACAGTTTTATTAGTGGATGCTGACGTACTTCGTCCTAGCGTGATGAAGACCATTGACCAACCTTTCGAAAATGGCTTAATGGAATATCTGTTGGGCGAAATAGATGATTTGAGTGAAGTGATCCATCACACCAGCTTAGACACTTTAAGAATTATTCCCGCAGGTAAGTCACATCACCTTTCGACCGAGCTACTTGCTAGTGAAAAAATGCTCGAGTCTGTTAGTGAATTCGCCCATAGATATCCTGACCGTGTAGTTATTATTGATAGCCCACCACTGTTGGGTATCAATGAAACTGCCATTTTAGCCAATTTAGCTGGCCAAGCCGTAGTGGTTGTGCAAGAGGGTAAAACCTCCCTTAATCGCGTCGCTCAAGCGGTTGATCATCTCAATCCGGACATGGCTAAAGGTTTCGTCATCAATAAGGCTAAACAAAGTGGCAGTCAAAACTCAGGTTATTACGGCTATTATTACGGAAGTGATGACTAA